The Sinomonas sp. P10A9 genome includes a window with the following:
- a CDS encoding TetR/AcrR family transcriptional regulator codes for MRTAVNGPDKAPRAYDASGRRARAAESRRAVLACARSLFFAPGFASTTVAEIARAAGVSAEFVYKNFGSKAGLVRAIWDQSLLGSGGVPAEQRSDAAQAEATDPGALMEQFGRFVAEISPIGSPVALLIRDAAASGDADMAALQQEVDAARYERMLHNARRVIARGLLRPGLSEAEAADVFFMTTSAELYETLVLKRGWTPEHFGRFVAATLKANLL; via the coding sequence GTGCGGACAGCGGTCAATGGCCCAGACAAGGCCCCCCGCGCCTACGACGCGAGCGGGCGCCGTGCCCGGGCCGCGGAGTCCCGGCGCGCTGTCCTCGCGTGCGCCCGGAGCCTGTTCTTCGCGCCGGGCTTCGCGTCCACCACTGTGGCCGAGATTGCGCGCGCGGCGGGCGTTTCAGCCGAGTTCGTCTACAAGAACTTCGGGAGCAAGGCGGGCCTTGTCCGTGCGATCTGGGACCAGAGCCTCCTTGGCTCCGGAGGCGTGCCTGCCGAGCAGCGCTCCGATGCTGCTCAAGCCGAGGCCACGGATCCTGGCGCGCTCATGGAGCAGTTCGGGCGGTTTGTTGCCGAGATCAGCCCGATCGGCTCGCCCGTCGCGCTCCTGATCCGCGACGCCGCCGCGAGCGGTGACGCCGACATGGCGGCGCTGCAGCAGGAGGTGGACGCCGCGCGGTATGAACGGATGCTCCACAATGCCCGACGGGTCATCGCTCGCGGGCTTCTGCGGCCGGGACTTTCGGAAGCCGAGGCCGCGGACGTCTTCTTCATGACGACGTCCGCCGAGCTGTACGAGACGCTTGTCCTCAAGCGCGGGTGGACCCCGGAGCATTTCGGGCGCTTCGTGGCTGCGACCCTCAAGGCGAATCTGCTCTGA
- a CDS encoding nuclear transport factor 2 family protein, whose translation MDAQSPFEALPAGPVRRLFESISQHDLGGMVACFAEDYVNETPIHPDRSFTGREQVRKNWSTILAGLRDLQPYVVRATTAPDGMVWVEWGQRGTRPDGVPVALAGVSIFTLDADAIAAVRFYLEPVERESGDVNANVHSIVGQIPATAAAGSASAASDAGASNASGDPAGGGRP comes from the coding sequence ATGGACGCGCAGAGCCCCTTCGAGGCACTCCCAGCAGGCCCGGTCCGTCGGCTCTTCGAGTCGATCAGCCAGCACGACCTCGGCGGCATGGTCGCCTGCTTCGCCGAGGATTACGTCAACGAGACGCCCATCCACCCCGACCGTAGCTTCACGGGCCGCGAACAGGTCCGGAAGAACTGGTCGACCATTCTTGCGGGCCTCCGAGACTTGCAGCCCTACGTTGTCCGCGCCACCACGGCACCCGACGGCATGGTCTGGGTCGAATGGGGCCAGCGGGGCACGAGGCCGGACGGCGTTCCGGTCGCCTTGGCCGGCGTCTCGATCTTCACGCTCGACGCCGATGCTATCGCCGCCGTCCGCTTCTACCTCGAGCCTGTCGAACGCGAGAGCGGGGACGTCAACGCCAACGTCCACTCCATCGTGGGCCAGATCCCAGCGACAGCCGCTGCGGGCAGTGCGTCCGCGGCTAGCGACGCCGGGGCCAGCAACGCGTCTGGCGACCCGGCGGGAGGCGGGCGGCCGTGA
- a CDS encoding SDR family oxidoreductase, producing MILVVGGTGNLGRELVPALVRRGDQVRVMARGASRPFTAAATDSGPHGAGPRETGPDSTNTGGAVELFRGDLASEADCRRAVEGCDQVVFAASGFGIPNADPRAVDRDGAVRLVRAAAEAGVEHVVMMSMHGAAADAPIEYLRCKAAAEEAVRGSGMSWTIVRLGAILEQRLAIMGAGLEAKGRVPVFGSGASPVTFTSARDAAAVVVRALNDPVLRNRVIEWGSETLTANEVADALIAKAGRGSVRRIPTPALRIMSVAAKPFSPFLARVAGAGVWEDSGDESFDPAAARAEFPDIPITRLREVVASQS from the coding sequence GTGATCCTCGTCGTCGGCGGCACCGGCAATCTGGGCCGCGAACTCGTTCCCGCCCTCGTCCGAAGGGGCGATCAGGTCCGTGTGATGGCGCGCGGCGCGTCCCGGCCGTTCACCGCCGCAGCGACTGACAGCGGGCCACACGGCGCCGGACCGCGGGAGACCGGGCCAGACAGCACCAACACAGGCGGCGCCGTGGAGCTGTTCCGCGGCGACCTCGCCTCGGAAGCGGACTGCCGGCGCGCCGTCGAGGGCTGCGACCAGGTGGTCTTCGCCGCGTCGGGCTTCGGCATCCCCAATGCCGATCCACGCGCCGTCGACCGCGACGGCGCCGTGCGGCTCGTGCGCGCGGCTGCTGAGGCGGGGGTTGAACACGTCGTCATGATGTCGATGCACGGCGCCGCGGCGGACGCCCCCATCGAGTACCTGCGCTGCAAGGCCGCCGCCGAGGAAGCCGTGCGCGGGTCGGGCATGAGCTGGACCATCGTGCGGCTCGGGGCCATCCTCGAGCAGCGGCTCGCCATCATGGGCGCAGGCCTCGAGGCGAAGGGCAGAGTGCCGGTGTTCGGCTCAGGGGCCAGCCCCGTCACGTTCACGTCCGCGCGGGACGCCGCGGCCGTCGTCGTGCGTGCGCTCAACGACCCCGTGCTGCGGAACCGCGTCATCGAGTGGGGGTCCGAGACCCTCACGGCGAACGAGGTGGCCGACGCGCTCATCGCCAAGGCGGGCCGCGGGTCCGTGCGGCGCATCCCGACGCCGGCCCTGCGCATCATGTCCGTCGCGGCCAAGCCATTTTCACCGTTCCTGGCCCGCGTGGCCGGCGCCGGGGTGTGGGAAGACTCCGGGGACGAATCCTTCGATCCGGCTGCGGCGCGCGCGGAGTTCCCCGACATCCCCATCACGAGGCTCAGGGAGGTCGTTGCATCGCAAAGCTGA
- a CDS encoding NHL domain-containing thioredoxin family protein — protein MGLALVAAFETSTEGVPVTAESTETSSAAEALGADSVRAARRIRASELGGRAWLNTGGKQLDLEALRGKIVLLDFWTFCCINCLHVLDELRPLEEKYKDVLVTVGVHSPKFEHEADPVALASAVERYEIHHPVLDDPELLTWQAYTARAWPTLVVLDPEGYIVAHLSGEGHAGGLGVLVEELVAEHEAKGTLHRGDGPYVAPEPTAGDFRFPGQTVPLDSGNYLVVDTGHHRLVEVRPDLTTVERVIGSGTKGFLDGQAEVAQFNEPQGVAVLPASIAWQTGYEAVVADTVNHQLRGVTLSSGYVQTVAGNGIQRLLDAGPARVDGNGAGTWASASTSASADGSAHDGAPTASGASVHDVYAGDAEDIGYLGHGTNVSLSSPWDVVWSEKLQKVVVAMAGTHQIFTFDPLTGAVAILAGSGLEGLLDGPGPQSWFAQPSGLAVDPSGDIWVADSETSALRRVKLAEDGSATVETAVGEGLFDFGFRDGAAATARLQHPLGVAVLPDGSVAIADTYNGAVRRYEPSSQTVSTLARGLAEPADVVVVTSTTEGDGEPLLLVTETNRHELVLVPIPKDAQQVDEGERQTQRPKTAVPAGPLELTVRFAAPTGQKLDNRWGDPTQLKISSTPAELLVGGTGTAQGLTRTLELNPAVAEGVLHITARAAACDGAPGEEIPDHAACHLYQQDWGIPVMLQDGADAALTLDLRGMD, from the coding sequence ATGGGGTTGGCGCTAGTAGCCGCGTTTGAGACGTCCACCGAAGGAGTGCCCGTGACCGCCGAGTCAACAGAGACCTCGTCCGCTGCCGAGGCCCTTGGCGCCGATTCCGTGCGTGCTGCTCGGCGCATCCGGGCGAGCGAGCTCGGCGGCCGCGCGTGGCTCAACACCGGCGGCAAGCAGCTCGACCTCGAGGCGCTGCGGGGAAAGATCGTCCTTCTCGATTTCTGGACGTTCTGCTGCATCAACTGCCTCCACGTACTCGACGAGCTGCGCCCGCTCGAGGAGAAGTACAAGGACGTCCTCGTCACGGTGGGCGTGCACTCGCCCAAGTTCGAGCACGAGGCCGATCCGGTGGCCCTCGCGTCCGCCGTCGAGCGCTACGAGATCCACCACCCCGTCCTCGATGATCCCGAGCTCCTCACGTGGCAGGCGTACACCGCCCGCGCCTGGCCGACGCTCGTTGTCCTCGACCCCGAGGGCTACATCGTCGCCCACCTCTCCGGCGAGGGCCACGCGGGCGGCCTCGGCGTCCTCGTGGAGGAGCTCGTCGCCGAGCACGAGGCCAAGGGCACGCTGCACCGCGGCGACGGCCCGTACGTGGCTCCCGAGCCCACCGCCGGAGATTTCCGCTTCCCGGGCCAGACCGTGCCCTTGGACAGCGGCAACTACCTCGTCGTCGACACGGGCCATCACCGCCTCGTCGAGGTCCGTCCCGACCTGACGACCGTGGAGCGGGTGATCGGCTCCGGCACGAAGGGGTTCCTCGACGGCCAGGCCGAGGTCGCGCAGTTCAACGAGCCGCAGGGCGTTGCCGTGCTGCCAGCGTCGATCGCGTGGCAGACCGGGTACGAGGCCGTCGTCGCCGACACCGTGAACCACCAGCTCCGTGGCGTCACCCTCAGCTCGGGCTACGTCCAGACCGTGGCCGGCAACGGCATCCAGCGGCTCCTCGACGCCGGGCCCGCCCGCGTCGACGGCAACGGCGCCGGAACCTGGGCGAGCGCCTCCACGTCAGCTTCTGCGGACGGCTCGGCGCACGACGGCGCCCCGACGGCTTCCGGCGCGTCCGTTCACGACGTCTACGCCGGCGACGCCGAGGATATCGGCTACCTCGGCCATGGCACGAACGTCTCGCTCTCCTCGCCGTGGGACGTGGTGTGGAGCGAGAAGCTGCAGAAGGTCGTCGTCGCGATGGCCGGCACGCACCAGATCTTCACGTTCGATCCCCTCACGGGCGCGGTGGCGATCCTGGCGGGCTCGGGCCTCGAGGGCCTCCTCGACGGCCCCGGCCCGCAGTCCTGGTTCGCCCAGCCGTCCGGACTCGCGGTCGACCCCTCCGGCGACATCTGGGTCGCGGACTCCGAGACCTCCGCGCTGCGGCGCGTGAAGCTCGCGGAGGACGGCAGTGCGACGGTCGAGACCGCCGTCGGAGAAGGCCTCTTCGACTTCGGCTTCCGCGACGGCGCAGCCGCCACTGCGCGGCTCCAGCACCCGCTCGGCGTCGCGGTCCTGCCCGACGGCTCGGTGGCCATTGCGGACACGTACAACGGCGCCGTGCGCCGCTACGAGCCCTCGAGCCAGACCGTCTCGACGCTCGCACGGGGTCTCGCGGAGCCAGCCGACGTCGTCGTGGTCACCTCCACGACGGAAGGCGATGGTGAGCCGCTCCTCCTGGTGACCGAGACGAACCGCCACGAGCTCGTGCTCGTGCCGATCCCGAAGGACGCCCAGCAGGTCGATGAGGGCGAGCGCCAGACGCAGCGGCCCAAGACGGCCGTGCCGGCGGGCCCGCTCGAGCTGACGGTGCGCTTCGCGGCCCCGACAGGGCAGAAGCTCGACAACCGCTGGGGCGATCCGACGCAGCTCAAGATCTCGTCGACTCCGGCCGAGCTGCTCGTCGGCGGCACGGGAACGGCCCAGGGCCTCACGCGGACGCTTGAGCTCAATCCCGCGGTCGCCGAGGGTGTCCTGCACATCACCGCACGCGCTGCCGCGTGCGACGGCGCACCCGGCGAGGAGATCCCCGACCACGCCGCCTGCCACCTGTACCAGCAGGACTGGGGCATCCCGGTCATGCTGCAGGACGGTGCGGACGCCGCGCTCACGCTTGACCTGCGCGGCATGGACTGA
- a CDS encoding cytochrome c oxidase assembly protein, translating to MPRSASVRPAAETPAAATGQSALARGWSVAALAAAILALVAALLFSGAAGARQVLDPGTLVRWGLPIAKTVLNLSLALVIGGITFAVVILPRHPKPQRSHRAADDVPARETDGADEHPAFTRALKIATGGAIAWTLSSIAVLILTHSDIVGQPISGGADYTKQLVFYMTSLDVGRAWLVTVIIAAVVATLLFAVRSLTGLALTGLLAVIGLAPMALIGHSASSNDHEGAINSLFLHLIGASLWVGGIAVLALLGRTLAGGKGERGAVRLPGASDATETTLRRFSALALFAYVLVVASGVINALIRLPHLSDLFTSSYGQIILAKATLAIVLGGIGFMHRQWVIPQLGRGASARRVLWQLIGVEAVVMGAVSGLAVALSRSAPPEPTTYAADASPGFILSGYELPPELTASRWITEWRADWLWVAVAVFGAATYILGMVKVARRGDSWSWLRALSWFTGLAFLTYITSGPPAVYGRVLFSAHMVDHMMLTMVAPLFLVLGSPVTLALKALAPRRDGSRGLREWLLVFVHSWWSKLVTHPLFAAANFAGSIVLFYYSDLFGYAMRDHVGHELMNLHFTLTGYIFVLTMIGSDPLPRRLAYPMRLVVLLATMAFHAFFGVAIMGATILFEPTYFGNLGRPWGESAIVDQQTGGGIAWGIGEIPTLFVAIGVAIMWSRSDARETRRSDRAADRDNDADLVAYNAMFSRLQERDETRGQ from the coding sequence GTGCCTCGATCTGCCTCCGTCCGTCCAGCCGCCGAGACGCCCGCCGCCGCGACAGGACAATCGGCTCTCGCGCGGGGATGGTCGGTCGCCGCGTTGGCCGCGGCGATTCTGGCTCTCGTTGCCGCGCTGCTGTTCTCGGGCGCCGCCGGGGCACGGCAGGTCCTCGATCCCGGCACGCTCGTGCGGTGGGGCCTGCCGATCGCGAAGACGGTGCTCAACCTCTCGCTGGCCCTGGTCATCGGCGGGATCACCTTCGCCGTCGTGATCCTCCCGCGGCACCCCAAACCCCAGCGTTCGCACCGCGCGGCCGACGACGTCCCCGCACGCGAGACCGACGGAGCCGATGAGCATCCCGCCTTCACCCGGGCTCTGAAGATCGCCACCGGCGGAGCCATCGCCTGGACGCTCAGCTCGATCGCCGTCCTGATCCTCACGCACTCTGACATCGTGGGGCAGCCGATCTCCGGCGGCGCCGACTACACGAAGCAGCTCGTCTTCTACATGACGAGCCTCGACGTGGGGCGGGCCTGGCTCGTCACGGTGATCATCGCGGCGGTCGTCGCGACGCTCCTCTTCGCTGTCCGGTCCCTCACAGGGCTCGCGCTCACCGGGCTCCTTGCCGTCATCGGGCTGGCGCCCATGGCCCTGATCGGACACTCGGCGAGCTCGAACGACCACGAGGGCGCCATCAACTCCCTCTTCCTTCACCTCATCGGGGCGTCGCTGTGGGTCGGGGGCATCGCGGTTCTCGCCCTGCTCGGCCGCACGCTCGCCGGCGGGAAGGGGGAACGCGGCGCTGTGCGCCTCCCCGGGGCTTCAGACGCGACCGAGACGACGCTGCGGAGGTTCTCCGCGCTCGCGCTTTTCGCCTATGTGCTCGTCGTGGCGTCCGGTGTCATCAACGCGCTCATCCGGCTGCCCCACCTGAGCGATCTGTTCACCTCCTCGTACGGGCAGATCATCCTCGCCAAGGCCACCCTCGCGATCGTGCTCGGCGGTATCGGCTTCATGCACCGGCAGTGGGTCATCCCCCAGCTGGGCCGCGGTGCGTCGGCGCGCCGCGTCCTGTGGCAGCTGATTGGCGTCGAGGCCGTAGTCATGGGCGCCGTGTCCGGGCTCGCCGTCGCACTTTCCCGGTCCGCCCCGCCGGAGCCGACCACGTACGCTGCGGACGCCTCGCCCGGGTTCATTCTCAGCGGCTACGAGCTCCCACCCGAGCTCACGGCGTCGCGCTGGATCACCGAGTGGCGCGCAGACTGGCTGTGGGTCGCGGTGGCCGTGTTCGGCGCGGCGACGTACATCCTCGGGATGGTCAAGGTGGCCCGGCGCGGCGACTCGTGGTCGTGGCTTCGGGCGCTGTCCTGGTTCACGGGTCTAGCGTTCCTGACGTATATCACGAGCGGGCCGCCCGCGGTGTACGGGCGCGTGCTCTTCTCGGCGCACATGGTGGACCACATGATGCTCACCATGGTGGCCCCGCTGTTCCTCGTGCTCGGCTCGCCCGTGACGCTCGCGCTCAAGGCCCTCGCGCCGCGCCGCGACGGCAGCCGTGGCCTGCGGGAATGGCTGCTCGTGTTCGTGCACTCGTGGTGGTCCAAGCTCGTGACCCACCCGCTCTTCGCCGCCGCGAACTTCGCCGGATCGATCGTCCTCTTCTACTACTCCGACCTGTTCGGGTACGCGATGCGTGATCACGTGGGCCACGAGCTCATGAACCTCCACTTCACGCTCACGGGGTACATCTTCGTGCTGACGATGATCGGCTCCGACCCGCTGCCGCGGCGGCTCGCCTACCCGATGCGGCTCGTGGTGCTGCTCGCGACCATGGCGTTCCACGCGTTCTTCGGCGTGGCGATCATGGGGGCCACGATCCTCTTCGAACCGACGTACTTCGGCAACCTCGGGCGCCCCTGGGGTGAGTCCGCGATCGTTGACCAGCAGACCGGCGGCGGCATCGCGTGGGGCATCGGCGAGATTCCGACCCTGTTCGTGGCCATCGGCGTGGCCATCATGTGGTCCAGATCGGACGCCCGCGAGACCCGCCGCAGCGACCGTGCGGCAGACCGGGACAACGACGCCGACCTCGTGGCCTACAACGCCATGTTCAGCCGGCTCCAGGAGCGGGACGAGACCCGGGGGCAGTAG
- a CDS encoding HU family DNA-binding protein, protein MAKNRSDLVAEVAGKTSLSQAAVNGVLDALFEVFEASVSKGEKVSIPGWLAVERTERAARTGRNPQTGAAIEIPAGHSVKLTAGSKLKAAASGK, encoded by the coding sequence ATGGCTAAGAACCGCAGCGACCTGGTCGCAGAAGTTGCCGGCAAGACCAGCCTCAGCCAGGCTGCAGTCAACGGTGTGCTCGACGCACTGTTCGAGGTCTTCGAGGCTTCCGTTTCCAAGGGTGAGAAGGTCAGCATCCCGGGCTGGCTCGCCGTCGAGCGCACCGAGCGCGCAGCCCGCACGGGCCGCAACCCGCAGACCGGCGCCGCTATCGAGATCCCGGCCGGACACAGCGTCAAGCTGACGGCTGGCTCCAAGCTCAAGGCTGCTGCCTCCGGCAAGTAG
- a CDS encoding phosphotransferase family protein, with amino-acid sequence MTGPLLDLEPARTPRMLHADVRAGILAATWLPGQLVEGGPHACSAEAFHQAGELLALVHVPREQTNSYDPSALNKAVDFLGRATDLAPAEQLRAVGRVIAGHESAPRLLVATHGDFQPRNWIEHGDWSSGQGLISIIDWGRAGYRPWVTDLVRLEHGCFQPRPDEPAHDAAQLRAAFYAGYGRDPAEEPESWRLDNLLQALGTIVWAHEVGDPAFEDEGRRMLARVVEWFA; translated from the coding sequence ATGACGGGGCCACTCCTGGACCTCGAGCCAGCGCGGACCCCGCGGATGCTCCACGCCGATGTGCGCGCCGGGATTCTGGCCGCGACCTGGCTGCCCGGCCAGCTCGTCGAGGGCGGCCCGCACGCGTGCTCCGCCGAGGCGTTCCACCAGGCAGGCGAACTCCTCGCGTTGGTGCACGTCCCTCGCGAGCAGACGAACAGCTACGATCCGTCGGCTCTGAACAAGGCCGTGGACTTCCTCGGGCGGGCGACGGACCTCGCCCCCGCAGAGCAGCTCCGCGCCGTCGGGCGTGTCATCGCCGGACATGAGTCCGCGCCGCGCTTGCTCGTCGCGACCCACGGCGACTTCCAGCCCCGCAACTGGATCGAGCATGGCGACTGGTCGTCTGGGCAGGGCCTGATCAGCATCATCGACTGGGGACGAGCGGGCTACCGGCCGTGGGTGACGGATCTCGTTCGGCTCGAGCATGGCTGCTTCCAGCCCCGCCCTGACGAACCGGCGCACGACGCCGCGCAGCTGCGGGCGGCGTTCTATGCCGGCTACGGCCGCGACCCAGCCGAAGAGCCCGAGTCGTGGCGTCTCGACAACCTTCTCCAGGCACTGGGCACGATCGTATGGGCGCACGAAGTCGGTGACCCAGCGTTCGAGGACGAAGGCCGCAGGATGCTGGCACGCGTCGTCGAGTGGTTCGCCTAG
- a CDS encoding ABC transporter permease subunit: MLASLLLKTLRDQGRALLAWGAGLVVLMGMYAAFWPSIKGQPSMNDLLEQMPEAFRNLFATQAADMSTPTGYIQIELLSFMAPIVVLMYAIGMGAGAIAGEEEHHTLELLIAEPVSRGRVVLEKAGAMVIGTAFLAAVAGFALVVEGSWVDLVLPADKIAAAMAHLALLGIVFGSLALALSAATGKPGLSKGIPAALAVVAYLVNGLGPVVDWLEPAQKYSPFYQYVGHDPLTNGLDWPSVGIALGTAAVLLGLAVAWFQRRDTAP; encoded by the coding sequence ATGCTGGCCAGCCTGCTGCTCAAAACGCTTCGTGACCAAGGGCGGGCGCTTCTGGCCTGGGGCGCTGGCCTCGTCGTGCTCATGGGCATGTACGCAGCGTTCTGGCCGAGCATCAAGGGCCAGCCGTCCATGAACGATCTGCTTGAGCAGATGCCCGAGGCTTTCCGCAATCTCTTCGCGACACAGGCCGCCGACATGTCGACCCCCACGGGCTACATCCAGATAGAACTTCTCTCCTTCATGGCCCCGATTGTGGTCCTCATGTACGCGATCGGGATGGGCGCCGGGGCGATCGCGGGCGAGGAGGAGCACCACACGCTCGAGCTGCTGATTGCCGAGCCCGTGAGCCGTGGGCGCGTGGTCCTCGAGAAGGCCGGGGCGATGGTCATCGGGACGGCTTTCCTCGCCGCTGTCGCCGGATTTGCCCTCGTCGTGGAGGGCAGCTGGGTGGATCTGGTCCTGCCCGCCGACAAGATCGCCGCAGCCATGGCTCATCTCGCGCTGCTCGGCATCGTCTTCGGGTCGCTTGCCCTCGCGCTCTCCGCGGCGACCGGGAAACCGGGTCTGAGCAAGGGTATCCCCGCAGCCCTCGCCGTCGTGGCATACCTCGTCAACGGCCTCGGGCCGGTGGTCGACTGGCTCGAACCGGCGCAGAAGTACTCGCCGTTCTACCAGTACGTGGGCCACGATCCGCTCACGAACGGACTCGACTGGCCCAGCGTGGGAATCGCCCTCGGTACGGCGGCGGTCTTGCTCGGGCTGGCCGTCGCGTGGTTCCAGCGGCGCGACACAGCACCCTAG
- a CDS encoding ABC transporter ATP-binding protein yields MPSSDSVRSDHPLILEGLSKRFGHTLALDGVSLEIGPGEVFGYLGPNGAGKTTTIRLVLGMIRPTAGRASVFGLDTWTSAVGVHRLVGYVPGEPSLYPRLTGHEHIAYLGHLRGRDDRARARALADRLGLDLDRRTRTLSRGNRQKLAIVLALMSEPRLLVLDEPTSGLDPLVQRQFHALLREHTESGGSVLLSSHILGEVQRVADRIGVVREGRLVAVERLADLSGKSLHHVRASFAHDVRAEEFAGVPGVRDVTVEGQALSCSAPQSALDELLRRVTAHTVIDFECAEAELDEMFLTYYGGESDAGQPAAQNAS; encoded by the coding sequence ATGCCGTCATCGGATTCGGTCCGCTCGGACCATCCATTGATTCTCGAGGGCCTCAGCAAGCGGTTCGGCCACACGCTCGCCCTCGATGGCGTCTCTCTGGAGATCGGGCCGGGCGAGGTGTTCGGCTATCTCGGCCCGAACGGCGCGGGGAAGACGACCACGATCCGTCTCGTGCTGGGCATGATCCGGCCCACGGCGGGAAGGGCCAGCGTCTTCGGCCTCGATACGTGGACCAGCGCAGTAGGCGTACACCGCCTGGTCGGGTATGTTCCGGGGGAGCCCTCGCTCTACCCGCGCTTGACGGGGCACGAGCACATCGCGTACCTCGGGCACCTCCGCGGCCGCGATGACCGGGCCAGAGCGAGGGCCCTGGCGGACAGGCTCGGGCTCGACCTTGACCGGAGAACCAGAACTCTCTCGCGCGGCAACCGGCAGAAGCTTGCGATCGTCCTTGCCCTCATGTCGGAACCGCGGCTCCTCGTTCTCGATGAGCCGACGAGCGGACTTGACCCCCTCGTCCAGCGCCAGTTCCACGCGCTCCTTCGTGAGCATACCGAGAGCGGGGGGAGCGTCCTCCTCTCCTCCCACATCCTCGGCGAGGTTCAACGCGTAGCCGACCGGATCGGCGTCGTGCGTGAAGGCCGCCTCGTGGCGGTTGAGCGGCTCGCCGACCTCAGTGGGAAGTCGCTGCACCATGTGCGGGCGTCGTTCGCCCACGACGTGCGCGCCGAGGAGTTTGCCGGCGTGCCCGGGGTCCGCGACGTCACCGTCGAGGGGCAGGCGCTGAGCTGCAGCGCGCCGCAGTCGGCACTCGACGAACTGCTCAGGCGGGTGACCGCCCACACTGTCATTGACTTCGAATGCGCTGAGGCCGAACTCGACGAGATGTTCCTGACCTACTACGGAGGCGAGTCCGATGCTGGCCAGCCTGCTGCTCAAAACGCTTCGTGA
- a CDS encoding MBL fold metallo-hydrolase — translation MQSVYPGVFRLQSSFGSNTYVVRAGSSTAVIDPGLALNAGRIVEELREAGLLGSVTHILLTHHDFDHVGAAPRLQDETGAVVRIGAADAEVLAGKRTAGTWPRQLMARVPARRLNGPIRGIAGAEEVFPGVTSVPTPGHTDGHVAFLAGEVLFAGDAIRAKSTRSPGGAEIIQFRLFPQALTNDRAEAVRSAEILRGLDARWLCPGHGRVREMAA, via the coding sequence GTGCAAAGTGTGTACCCGGGCGTCTTCCGACTCCAGAGCAGTTTCGGCTCGAACACCTATGTGGTGCGTGCCGGATCGAGCACTGCCGTGATCGATCCTGGGCTGGCGTTGAACGCCGGGCGCATCGTCGAGGAGTTGCGGGAGGCTGGCCTCCTTGGGTCCGTGACCCACATCCTCTTGACCCACCACGATTTTGACCACGTAGGTGCCGCGCCTCGCCTTCAGGATGAGACGGGCGCTGTGGTCAGGATCGGCGCTGCTGATGCCGAGGTGCTTGCGGGCAAGCGGACAGCAGGAACGTGGCCCCGTCAGCTCATGGCACGGGTGCCGGCCCGGCGGCTGAACGGCCCCATCCGGGGAATCGCCGGCGCCGAGGAAGTGTTCCCAGGCGTCACATCTGTTCCAACGCCCGGTCACACGGACGGGCATGTGGCCTTCCTTGCCGGCGAGGTCCTCTTCGCCGGCGACGCCATCCGTGCCAAGTCCACTCGGTCGCCGGGTGGGGCGGAGATCATCCAGTTCCGACTCTTCCCGCAGGCCCTCACGAATGATCGCGCGGAAGCGGTCCGATCGGCAGAGATCCTCCGCGGTCTTGACGCGCGGTGGCTGTGCCCCGGCCACGGTCGCGTTCGGGAGATGGCGGCGTAG
- the rpsN gene encoding 30S ribosomal protein S14, with the protein MAKKSKIARNEQRKAIVEHYAAKRAELKKTLVDENATDEAREAARLGLQKLPRNASPVRLRNRDQIDGRPRGTFQKFGISRVRFRDMAHKGELPGVTKSSW; encoded by the coding sequence ATGGCCAAGAAGTCCAAGATTGCCCGCAACGAGCAGCGCAAGGCCATCGTTGAGCACTACGCCGCGAAGCGCGCCGAGCTGAAGAAGACCCTCGTCGACGAGAACGCGACGGACGAGGCACGCGAGGCCGCACGCCTCGGCCTGCAGAAGCTGCCCCGCAATGCTTCGCCGGTCCGCCTTCGCAACCGCGACCAGATCGACGGGCGCCCGCGCGGCACGTTCCAGAAGTTCGGCATCTCCCGCGTCCGCTTCCGCGACATGGCGCACAAGGGTGAGCTTCCGGGCGTCACCAAGTCGTCCTGGTAA
- the rpmG gene encoding 50S ribosomal protein L33, whose translation MAKKDKDVRPIIKLKSTAGTGYTYVTRKNRRNDPDRLVMKKYDPVVRKHVDFREER comes from the coding sequence ATGGCCAAGAAGGACAAGGACGTACGTCCGATCATCAAGCTCAAGTCCACGGCTGGTACGGGCTACACCTACGTGACCCGCAAGAACCGCCGTAACGACCCCGATCGTCTTGTCATGAAGAAGTACGATCCGGTCGTCCGCAAGCACGTCGACTTCCGAGAGGAGCGCTAA
- the rpmB gene encoding 50S ribosomal protein L28: MAAHCQVTGASPSFGHSISHSHRRTKRRFDPNIQKKRYWVPSLRRNVTLTVSARGIKTIDVRGIDSVVAELLAKGVKL; encoded by the coding sequence ATGGCAGCACATTGCCAGGTGACCGGGGCATCGCCCTCGTTCGGTCACAGCATTTCCCACTCGCACCGCCGCACCAAGCGTCGGTTCGATCCGAACATCCAGAAGAAGCGCTACTGGGTCCCGTCCCTGCGCCGCAACGTCACCCTGACCGTTTCGGCCCGCGGCATCAAGACCATTGACGTCCGCGGCATCGACTCCGTGGTAGCCGAGCTGCTTGCGAAGGGTGTGAAGCTCTGA